The stretch of DNA ATGGGTTACGGCGCAATTGATGAATCCGATATGCCATATGAGGCGGACGATGAAGTGCCCTGCACTCAATACGATTACGACCCTATCGCTAATCTGGATGGATATGTTAATGTTGCTAATAATGTGAATTTTATCAAAAATGCGCTGCTTTCGGGACCAGTTACGACAACTTTTACCGTATATAACGATTTCTTCGGTTATAGCGGCGGCTGTTATGAGCATGCCAACACCGAACCAACTAATCATGCTGTTGTTATAGTGGGCTGGGATGATGATGAGTGCGATGGCGCAGGCGCTTGGATTGTTAAAAATAGCTGGGGACCCAATTGGGGAGATGAAGGCTATTTCTACATGAAATACGGTTCCTGTCGTATTGGCAGCAACAGTTCGCGGCCTACATATAACGAGTCCGGATATCCTGAAGCTAATTTCCCATCCGAAACGATAACAGTCTTTATTGCTCCGGAGGAGGAAACTACCGAAGTTTTTAATATATCCAACAGCGGAGAGGCCAACCTGGTTTATGTAATCGAGGCGGTTAACCCTGCCAATCAGGATTCTTTCGGCTACATTTGGTATGATTGCGATTCCCCTGAAGGTCCCGAATATAACTGGATTGATATTACCGGGTATGCCGATATTATTGATTTTGGGGATGGTCTTGATGACGGCAATTCTGGGGCGATACCCCTTGGCTTTAGCTTCGATTATTACGGCAATGTTTTCGATTCGATAGGTATCTGCACCAATGGCTGGGCATCATTTACCGATTTTCATATAGTCGAATATGGCAATGTCGGTATTCCCGATTCCGAGCTGCCGAATAATTTACTGGCGCCTTTTTACGATGACATGAATCTTGAACACGGCGGAAATATTTATTTCTATACGAACAATTCTGACACCGCAATTATTACCTGGCATGAGGTTCCCGACTGGCGTCAGGAAGGCATTTTCACTTTCCAGATAATACTTACTGCCCCGAATAATATAAAATACCAGTATTACAGCATGGGACCGGGACGTCTGAATGAATGTACTGTCGGTATGGAAAACCAAAACGGTTCTCTCGGGCTTCAGGTTGCTCGTGATGAAAATTATATCAGGGATGAGTTGGCAATCGCTTTTAATCTGGGAGATGCTCCAATACTGCCTGAGCTATGGCTTGATATCGATCCAAACAATGGCATTATCGAACCTGAAAACGATGTCGATGTTAGCCTCACATTCAGCGCGGACGAGCTTGATATAGGAACTTATCAGGGGTTCTTGCGTCTTATAACAAACGACCCAAACAACGGCATCAGCGATATTCCAATTATCTTAACCGTAGGCACGGCTTATATTGATAATACAATAGTGAACAAACCCGATAGATTTGTTATCAATTCAATTTATCCAAATCCATTCAATCCGACTACTACTATTGAATATTGCCTGTCGAAAGATGGCAATGTCAATCTTGAGGCATACAATATTCTTGGTCAGAAAGCGGCGACTATCTTTAATGGCCATCAGAGCGCCGGCAAATATGCCATGCTGTGGGATGCGTCCGATGTGTCATCGGGGATATATCTTGTCAGGCTTACATGCGGTGATTCTTTCGACGAAAAGAAAGTTGTATTGCTGAAGTAGGAATATAGTTAGCGCGTTAGTTCATATTCTATTATGGACTGACTTTTTCAACAAGCCTATTCGCGGGAATGGCTGCAAAATCAGGATTAAAGATATCTAAACAGCAGTGATATTTCAGTTAAAACCCGTATCTGATTCCCAAACTGGGCAGAATCCCCGTATCATAAACATAGCCGTCATTGGTATTGATAAGAGCATTGCCGTGATTAGTTAGGTTCAATATCGACAGAAAGATATTAAACCTGTTAATATTGAAATCAGCATGAAGATTCAAAACAGCGCTTTGAGGGAACCTTTCTGAGTTTTCCAAACTGACCATTTCCGAATAATATTCGGGGGTGCAGCGATTGTTATCCTCAAAAGTAGAAGCCGGATAAGTCGGCGTATAAGGATAACCGGAACGCAAGCTTAATTCGCTGCCAATTGTTATAGACTTCAATAATTTGTAGTTCAACTGCATGAAAATTCTGTGAGGAGCATTTAACTCATAAGGAACTTCGTTGGCATCAATTGCTTTCATTGCATGACTATAGCCATAATATCCCGTAAAATCTAATTTTGACAGTAAGAATCCTTTGATATGAAAATCTATATCGCCGCCATAAATAACGAGTTGTTCATTCGGCATCATTTCAATGAAGCCATCACCGATGCTGTTGTCATCATTTACATGGCTAAAATCAGGTGTCGGATAAGGAATATTTGTAATCCGTTTTTTAAATAATCCAAATTTAAAAGGTCCTTTAATATAACTTATTTTTGCTAATCTTGTTTTTAACGGCTTCAGCTTACTAATACCAGCATGTACCATAACCTGGTATGGTTCGAGTATATTTTTAATCGGGTTTTCGGCAAAAGCGCCATAGAAAAACTCGATATCCCCCCAACGTTTGTTTTTATATACAGCCCTATTACGATAAAGCGTCGCCGTATTCTCCATCAGATTGCTGAAATATTCCACTCGTAACCCTACCTCAATCTCAAAGGGGCTAAAATCATGTTTTAACGAAAAGTAGCCAGCGGTATTAAGTTCACTATCACTTGATGAGTATTCGCCATAAAGCTGATTTAACTCAGGCTGATATATATAGGGAATATCACTGCTGGCATCCGGAGGTTGGAAATTCCAGTTATTCTGAGTGAGATCAATTTTGCGGTTAAAAGTATAGTCTGATTCATTGCCCACGACTACATTCAATTTATCAGTAAATAATTCAGCCTTGAACCTGGTTAGAAGCGTTTGATTCTTAGCCGCAAGGTCAATAAATAAACCGTTTGTTGTTTTCCCATCGGATGGCCAAACTTTATATTTCTCCGAACCTGATTTGAAAGCGGCAGTTAGTTTAATAAAGGCAGTCGGGCAAATTCTCTCAAAACGCAAACCGGTGAAAGTTTTCTTAGTATCCTGATTTGTTTTAATGCCGCTCGGATTATTTATTGTCGGCTTAATATCATAAGCCAGATAATCTCTGACAAAATATTGATCCAGCATCAATCGCCAGCTGTCGGATAATTTTACTCCGGAGGAAATAAATATATCTTGAAAATTAGTCGGCGGTAGATGATTGCGCTCCGATTCATTGTCTAACTGCTTGACCAGCTTATCGAGAAGCGATTTACGCAAGGATGATATTACATAATAATCATCAGAGCCAATTGATAAAAAACCGGTTGCCTCGATTACTGACATATCGATAGCGCCATCTGTATGATTGCTAAAATGTTTTAAGGTGTTCATAGCAACCACCGATGGAAGACCATACATCGAAGGGGTTCCCTGAGCCTGAAATTCAACTTTATCAATAACGCCGCTGGGGATTATCGAAAACATGCCGTAATGGCACGGGTCATAACCGATATCCATACCGTTTAAATAATACTTGGGGTTAGTGCCGTTTACCCTGATTTTCGAGGAATGAATGGAACCCTCTCGAACCACTTGCGGCTGATTTATTACGCTTATCGGATTTGTCGCAAAAAGGGATTGTTTGGATGTATTCACTATTTGTTTTTTATCATAAGTTATATTCAGTTTATCTTTTTCCGGCTTAACAACGATTCCGGCCATCTCAACAGGTTTTTCTTTAATCCGGAAATCAATCATAGCGTTATCTTCTAATATATCTATATTAATGGTTTTATATTCATAGCCAATCATTAAGGCAGTCAGCGTAATAGCCTTATAATTCATATCATCAAATTTTAATATGTATCCGCCCTGGTTATTAGAAAAAGTTCCGGCTATAACCTTAGATTCCGAACGCAGGATTATCGAAACGCCGTTTAGCGGATTGTTGTTTTCATCGAAAACTGTTCCGGCAATGCTTTGATGTTGCCCGACTGCCATAAGACTCGTCTGAGGTTTCTGAGATGCTAAAACGCTGGATGAGCAGTAAAGCAATAAAAAACTAACTACTAAAAAACTTCTAACTACAAAACTAAACATACCTATCCTTCTATAGGGTCATTCAACAAAAGACGTGCCGCTGAAAAACCCATCATTATCATCATCTATTTTATTGCCGGTCAATTAGTTAGACATGAATGTTAACTGATAATGCAAGAGGAACCGATATAACAGCGCAAATGCATGCATATTATTTATTATTGGTGAGGTAATCCGAATTCTGTAAAATATTTAACAACTGCCGTAATTAGATGGCTGGCATTATGTTAGGTTAAATCATGGATTTTAAATTATTATTTAGCCTTGACTGTATCAAAACCCTGCTTATATTATATAAAAGTGAATATATGAATTTTAATCGGCGCTTCTTGAACATTAATACTAATGGCAGGTAAAATATTAAAATGATTAGCAGTAAGAGTTTTTCATCAATATTATTATTCAAGATTATTTTATTAGCGGTTGTTATTTTTAACCCGGTAATTACCAAAGCTCAGAGTGTTGATGATTCCGTTTATGTCTGGTATGGCAACTATAATGATTTGCCAATCTCAGGGAGAATTGACGAAATAATAAATGTAGATGTTTATGTGAAAACAACTGCAGACGCTTATGTAGCGAATATGTGTGTTCCATTAGGCTTTAATAAAACCTATATTGATACGATTTTTAAAGATTCATGCCAAATTTATTGGCCGTTAACTGAGTGGGATGAAGCAGGTTTTTATACGTTCAATGATGAGTTTCAAGAGGGGTGGAATAGCCTTACGTTTTTAGGGTTCGCAGACCTTGGCGGAGAACTGAATCCTTGGCTTCATACGTCTGGATTTTTAAGAATACTAACCTTTGCCGCTCATTCAGTCAGCGATTCATTACTGATGGGAACTACAGTCGAGGCTTTTGGTCCCGGACTCGACCGTTTTCAGGGTCCCACAAATTTTGGCGACACAAGCGGCGATGCTGGCTATTCATATTTAGAGGTATTCAGCGAGTTATCTTTCTTAGATGCTGTCGGCGCAATTACCGGCGCGGTTACCGATACCAGCGGCGCGGCAGTTGAGAATGTTGTTGTGGAAATATTAGAGCTTCAACTAACCGATACGACAAACATACAAGGCGTTTATTTTATTGACAATATCGACGAGGGGACATACGATCTATCTTTTTCGCATACCGACTATTTTGACACAATAATCAGCAATGTTGCTGCTGCTATTGATGAAACCACAGAGGTAGATGTTGTATTGAATTCTAACGCCTATGGCAGTATAACCGGCATTGTTGCCGACACCAACGGTTTGCCTATTGAGGGGGTTTTGGTTGAAATCGAAAACACATCGATAAGCGATGCAACAGATGAGCAGGGGGTTTATCTTATAACCGACATATTAACCGGAAAGCATGTTATTTCGTTTTCACATTCGGGCTATCTCGATACTACAATCAGCGAAGTGGAAATTATTCAGAATGATACTATAGCTCTCAACCTGATTATGTCTGTTGATCTCCCGGATGAAATAATATTGAAGCAAAACTATCCTAACCCATTCAATGGTGGGACGATTATCGAATTCAGTCTGCCGAAATCGGCTCATGTTATTATAGAAATATTCGATATTCTTGGACGTAAAGTTGAAACTGTCGGCTCGTTTCAAGGGCAGGCAGGCACAAACTTTATTAAATGGAATGCCGGCGATATCTCCTCCGGTGTATATTTCTACAGGGTAAAATCAGGCAGCACTGCTAAATCTAAATCTCTGCTATATATTAAATAGAATATCATTGCCAGGAGTTTCCCCGAAAATTCCGGTAAAATCTTTATAGTATAGTATGTTTCATAGGGTTAACATTTTCAATAAGTGGAAATCATAGTTTTTGAAAAAACGGGGAAACTTTTAGCGATTTCTAGCAGGTCGGGTTCCGACCGGAGGGAGAAACCCGACATTTTGGACAGTGACAGGTGATTTGCTAAGGGAAAGGGTGGCATATTGCTGCGAAAGGTGTCGGGTTTCTTGTTCGTCCGCCTAAGGCGGAGAACCTGACCTACGATTGTATAAAAAAAACGGGGAAACTCCTGATCATTGCCCGTTGATTCTTTTCCCGATTTTACAGTTGAACTGTAAAAGCTCGGAATTCCTTTGGTTACCAAGCGGCGCTTGGTAACCAAAGGAAAATTATATTGAAAATTTAGCGTTAAAACACACCCCTAACCCCTCTCAAGAGGTGAATAATAAAATGTTGGTGCACACAGACGTGCCTTGGGGCGAGGACGTACGCCAACCACCCTAAATATAATTGAAGTCAATAGCCTTGCAGTGAAAACTTACCAATAAAAAAAGACCCTCATAGTGAGGGTCTTTTAAAGTGGTTTATCGGTCTATTACTTAATCAGAGTTAAAGCGCGGGTTTCGCTGTTGTTGCCGGCTGTCAGTTTGTAGAAATAGACGCCGGAAGACACCTGGGAAGCATCCCAGTTGACCGAATGATGACCGGCTTCCATTCTGTCGGAAACCAAGGTCGCAATTTTCTGTCCCAGCATATTGTAAACGCTTAAGTCAACATCAGAGGCATTTGGCATCGTGAAATTGATTTCGGTACGGGCGTTGAATGGGTTGGGATAGTTCTGCTCAAGCTTGAAAGTATTCGGTAAAGTCGAATAATCATTAATACCGGTGGTGTAGAACTCAATATGGAAATCATCGATATACCAGCCATCGCCGGTTATGACCGAACTATCTGAACCATAATCGAATTTAACTCGAACCGTCTGGTCGGCGTACGCGGAAAGGTCAATTGTCTCCATCTGCCAGGAACCATGATCGCCGAAGAAAGCCTGTTCACCGCCAATCGGATTTTCAAATGAGGATGAAAGCTCGCCGTCATAACCGTCTTCAGGAGTAATTAATGCCCAAGTGCTGCCGCCATCGGTAGAAATTTTCACATTGCCGCCATCGTAAGTATTTTCGGTTGTGTACCAGTGGTAGAAAGTTAAAACAGGCTCATCGCCAATAGCGATTTCCGGGCTGGTTAATTCTGATAGAAGCGGGCCTTCAGTGTATTGACCATTAATCAGTGTGCCAACGACATTATCACCAGACCAGGCGCTGCCGGGACCGGTCGTGGGCGCGCCATGCTGCCAGTCGTTAATAAGCGTGAAGCCGCCATTGTCGCTTTCAAAGTCAACGAAGAATCCGGCAATCGGCTGGGTGTTATAATTGGCATCAATTGAGTTATTTGCCTCATTCTGATCGCCTGTCAGCTCGGCAGTCGCAGTAATGTCGTAACTGCCCTCTGCAACAGGGGTGAATTCCGGGAATGCTACATCTTCAGTAGCGCCATTACCGGCCAAATCGGTTATTTCAGAGTCTTCATTATAGACTTCCGAACCGTCCAAACTGATAGTCATATTGACAGTGAAAGTTTCGGTATTGGCACCAAAGTTGCCGAAAGTAGCTTCAGGGGTAACCGGTGCGCCAGCATCACCAGCGCCAACCGGGGCAATAATTTCCACAGCCGCAACATCATGGTCGAGCGGGGCATCGCCATCGGTTAGGATGATAGCATCGAAATCAGCCTGGGCGCCATCAGAACCCTGATACACAAAGGCAACCTTGAAATTGGATTCGCCGATATAAGCATCGAAGTCCAATGTAACTTCATACCAGGTCCAATTCTCGAATATGCCGTAGTCATCTTCTGTCCAGAGCGGTTCAGACCAATGGTCGCCGCCATCAGTCGAAACCATGATTATCATATCAGCATTATCATAAGGGTCAACATGCCAGTAGTAGCTGGTCAAAAACCAGAATGTAAGCTCGAGGCCGGGATTGGCCGATGTGAGGTCGATTTCAGGGGAAATCATCCATTCATCCTGAGGAACCAAGGCGGGATCGTACA from Candidatus Zixiibacteriota bacterium encodes:
- a CDS encoding T9SS type A sorting domain-containing protein, whose product is MKRIAVSLTVITMLIILFIPTRAEISDEVRQIQKMIEAKGLHWTADQTSMMDLPFEERILRLGLRVPGEIQKEFARLDKLTPPALLNTEDIFDWRELNGVTPVKDQANCGSCWDFAATGSFESAILIADSVELDLSEQQVLSCNTGGSDCDGGWMTDAYNIFMGYGAIDESDMPYEADDEVPCTQYDYDPIANLDGYVNVANNVNFIKNALLSGPVTTTFTVYNDFFGYSGGCYEHANTEPTNHAVVIVGWDDDECDGAGAWIVKNSWGPNWGDEGYFYMKYGSCRIGSNSSRPTYNESGYPEANFPSETITVFIAPEEETTEVFNISNSGEANLVYVIEAVNPANQDSFGYIWYDCDSPEGPEYNWIDITGYADIIDFGDGLDDGNSGAIPLGFSFDYYGNVFDSIGICTNGWASFTDFHIVEYGNVGIPDSELPNNLLAPFYDDMNLEHGGNIYFYTNNSDTAIITWHEVPDWRQEGIFTFQIILTAPNNIKYQYYSMGPGRLNECTVGMENQNGSLGLQVARDENYIRDELAIAFNLGDAPILPELWLDIDPNNGIIEPENDVDVSLTFSADELDIGTYQGFLRLITNDPNNGISDIPIILTVGTAYIDNTIVNKPDRFVINSIYPNPFNPTTTIEYCLSKDGNVNLEAYNILGQKAATIFNGHQSAGKYAMLWDASDVSSGIYLVRLTCGDSFDEKKVVLLK
- a CDS encoding TonB-dependent receptor; this translates as MFSFVVRSFLVVSFLLLYCSSSVLASQKPQTSLMAVGQHQSIAGTVFDENNNPLNGVSIILRSESKVIAGTFSNNQGGYILKFDDMNYKAITLTALMIGYEYKTINIDILEDNAMIDFRIKEKPVEMAGIVVKPEKDKLNITYDKKQIVNTSKQSLFATNPISVINQPQVVREGSIHSSKIRVNGTNPKYYLNGMDIGYDPCHYGMFSIIPSGVIDKVEFQAQGTPSMYGLPSVVAMNTLKHFSNHTDGAIDMSVIEATGFLSIGSDDYYVISSLRKSLLDKLVKQLDNESERNHLPPTNFQDIFISSGVKLSDSWRLMLDQYFVRDYLAYDIKPTINNPSGIKTNQDTKKTFTGLRFERICPTAFIKLTAAFKSGSEKYKVWPSDGKTTNGLFIDLAAKNQTLLTRFKAELFTDKLNVVVGNESDYTFNRKIDLTQNNWNFQPPDASSDIPYIYQPELNQLYGEYSSSDSELNTAGYFSLKHDFSPFEIEVGLRVEYFSNLMENTATLYRNRAVYKNKRWGDIEFFYGAFAENPIKNILEPYQVMVHAGISKLKPLKTRLAKISYIKGPFKFGLFKKRITNIPYPTPDFSHVNDDNSIGDGFIEMMPNEQLVIYGGDIDFHIKGFLLSKLDFTGYYGYSHAMKAIDANEVPYELNAPHRIFMQLNYKLLKSITIGSELSLRSGYPYTPTYPASTFEDNNRCTPEYYSEMVSLENSERFPQSAVLNLHADFNINRFNIFLSILNLTNHGNALINTNDGYVYDTGILPSLGIRYGF
- a CDS encoding carboxypeptidase regulatory-like domain-containing protein, which gives rise to MISSKSFSSILLFKIILLAVVIFNPVITKAQSVDDSVYVWYGNYNDLPISGRIDEIINVDVYVKTTADAYVANMCVPLGFNKTYIDTIFKDSCQIYWPLTEWDEAGFYTFNDEFQEGWNSLTFLGFADLGGELNPWLHTSGFLRILTFAAHSVSDSLLMGTTVEAFGPGLDRFQGPTNFGDTSGDAGYSYLEVFSELSFLDAVGAITGAVTDTSGAAVENVVVEILELQLTDTTNIQGVYFIDNIDEGTYDLSFSHTDYFDTIISNVAAAIDETTEVDVVLNSNAYGSITGIVADTNGLPIEGVLVEIENTSISDATDEQGVYLITDILTGKHVISFSHSGYLDTTISEVEIIQNDTIALNLIMSVDLPDEIILKQNYPNPFNGGTIIEFSLPKSAHVIIEIFDILGRKVETVGSFQGQAGTNFIKWNAGDISSGVYFYRVKSGSTAKSKSLLYIK
- a CDS encoding choice-of-anchor J domain-containing protein, producing the protein MKFNTNVLITLSVLVLFAFSFAVAEDITLKSAPYKVVNKKYEPPDAALVDFLTEGFETWFPVGWEQIITNSGYTWFQSSYSPQEGIYNAEIVYDPALVPQDEWMISPEIDLTSANPGLELTFWFLTSYYWHVDPYDNADMIIMVSTDGGDHWSEPLWTEDDYGIFENWTWYEVTLDFDAYIGESNFKVAFVYQGSDGAQADFDAIILTDGDAPLDHDVAAVEIIAPVGAGDAGAPVTPEATFGNFGANTETFTVNMTISLDGSEVYNEDSEITDLAGNGATEDVAFPEFTPVAEGSYDITATAELTGDQNEANNSIDANYNTQPIAGFFVDFESDNGGFTLINDWQHGAPTTGPGSAWSGDNVVGTLINGQYTEGPLLSELTSPEIAIGDEPVLTFYHWYTTENTYDGGNVKISTDGGSTWALITPEDGYDGELSSSFENPIGGEQAFFGDHGSWQMETIDLSAYADQTVRVKFDYGSDSSVITGDGWYIDDFHIEFYTTGINDYSTLPNTFKLEQNYPNPFNARTEINFTMPNASDVDLSVYNMLGQKIATLVSDRMEAGHHSVNWDASQVSSGVYFYKLTAGNNSETRALTLIK